The following proteins come from a genomic window of Gottfriedia acidiceleris:
- a CDS encoding FAD-dependent oxidoreductase, protein MPEKFDVIVVGAGPAGISCAYELAKNGVNVVLIERGEYPGSKNVMGGVLYRKMMEDVIPEFWKDAPIERVIVEQRVMMLDKQSATTFGYKGLEFAEEPYNNFTVLRSKFDQWFAQKAVEQGALLINETVVLECIVENDMVVGVRTDRPDGDLYADVVVLADGVNSLLGKSLGFHKEWRPDEVALATMEILKLDSKIIQDRFGLEGNQGVAIELFGDATKGIVGTGFLYTNKDSLSIGVGTLLSGMIENKLKPYDLLEYVKNHPMIRPFIQGSEPQEYLAHLIPEGGYKSIPKLVGNGVLVIGDAAQLVNAIHREGSNMAMTSGRLAAETIIEAKAIDNYSDVALKPYADKLLNSFVGQDLKKYKDATHHFEKFPQYFEQYIPLLNKSASQMFTVDGKSKWEKQKNIMSNIGGAKAKLKLAKDVYKAWKVMK, encoded by the coding sequence ATGCCGGAAAAATTTGATGTAATTGTCGTTGGAGCAGGCCCAGCAGGAATTTCATGTGCATACGAGCTAGCAAAAAATGGTGTTAATGTTGTTCTTATTGAAAGAGGAGAGTATCCTGGTTCGAAAAATGTTATGGGTGGCGTATTGTATCGTAAAATGATGGAGGACGTTATACCTGAATTTTGGAAGGATGCACCAATTGAGCGTGTGATTGTAGAGCAACGAGTTATGATGCTTGATAAACAATCCGCTACAACCTTCGGATATAAAGGTCTTGAATTTGCTGAAGAACCTTATAATAATTTTACGGTTCTTCGTTCCAAGTTTGATCAATGGTTTGCTCAAAAAGCAGTAGAACAAGGTGCATTATTAATCAATGAAACTGTTGTTCTCGAGTGTATTGTTGAAAACGATATGGTAGTTGGGGTAAGAACGGATCGACCAGATGGTGATTTATATGCCGATGTGGTAGTTCTGGCTGACGGCGTAAATTCTCTTTTAGGAAAATCTTTAGGTTTCCATAAAGAATGGAGACCTGATGAAGTAGCTTTGGCTACAATGGAAATTTTAAAGCTGGATAGTAAAATAATTCAAGATCGATTTGGTCTAGAAGGTAACCAAGGGGTAGCAATCGAGCTATTTGGAGACGCGACAAAAGGCATAGTTGGTACTGGATTTTTATATACAAATAAAGATTCTCTTAGTATTGGGGTCGGTACCTTATTATCAGGAATGATTGAAAACAAATTGAAACCTTATGATTTACTTGAATACGTAAAGAATCACCCGATGATTAGACCATTTATTCAAGGGAGCGAACCACAAGAATACCTGGCCCATTTAATTCCAGAAGGTGGGTACAAATCAATTCCTAAATTGGTTGGAAACGGAGTATTAGTAATTGGTGATGCAGCACAATTAGTAAACGCAATTCACCGTGAAGGATCAAATATGGCAATGACATCTGGAAGATTAGCAGCAGAGACAATTATCGAAGCAAAAGCAATTGATAACTACTCTGATGTTGCTTTAAAACCGTACGCTGATAAATTACTAAATAGCTTCGTAGGACAGGATTTGAAAAAATATAAAGATGCAACACATCATTTTGAAAAATTCCCTCAATATTTCGAGCAATATATTCCACTATTAAATAAATCTGCCAGCCAAATGTTTACAGTAGATGGTAAATCTAAATGGGAAAAACAAAAGAATATTATGAGTAATATAGGAGGGGCAAAGGCTAAACTTAAGCTTGCGAAAGATGTATACAAAGCATGGAAGGTGATGAAATAA
- a CDS encoding ferredoxin family protein, translating to MSETKKESTIEEKQYLVRFNADTKSHLTVLDSDICMTKCPDKICTIFCPAEVYKWENIRMHVGYEGCHECGSCRIGCPHQNIKWEYPKGGHGIIFRLG from the coding sequence ATGAGTGAGACAAAAAAAGAAAGTACAATCGAAGAAAAACAGTATCTCGTTCGTTTTAATGCCGATACAAAATCGCACTTAACTGTACTAGATTCCGATATTTGTATGACAAAATGTCCCGATAAAATCTGTACGATATTTTGTCCAGCTGAAGTTTATAAATGGGAAAATATTCGAATGCATGTTGGATACGAGGGATGTCATGAATGTGGAAGCTGTAGAATAGGCTGTCCTCATCAAAATATAAAATGGGAATATCCGAAAGGTGGGCACGGAATTATATTTAGATTGGGGTGA
- a CDS encoding SAM hydrolase/SAM-dependent halogenase family protein — MGNALVFQSDFGLLDGAVSAMYGVSCSVNQDIKIYDLTHDIPQYNIWEASYRLVQTMNYWPVGTVFVSVVDPGVGSDRRSIVARTNTNHFIITPDNGTLTHVGKIYGINQLRVIDEEINRLPNSSESYTFHGRDIFAFTGARLASGIIDFENIGPEVDSTSYIKLPIKECHSENNAITGTIDILDVRYGSIWTNIGRSDFLKQGVSHGDFVEVLITHQGRKVYKEDVKYGKSFADVAIGEPILYANSLDQMAVAVNQGSFTDEYGIDTGIEWEITLKSK, encoded by the coding sequence ATGGGAAATGCATTAGTGTTTCAGTCAGATTTTGGATTACTAGATGGAGCAGTTAGCGCTATGTATGGTGTTTCTTGTAGTGTAAATCAAGATATAAAGATTTACGACTTGACCCATGATATACCTCAATACAATATTTGGGAAGCATCTTACCGACTAGTACAAACAATGAATTACTGGCCAGTTGGAACAGTATTTGTTTCAGTTGTAGACCCAGGTGTAGGATCAGATCGAAGAAGTATAGTGGCTCGCACAAATACGAACCACTTCATTATAACACCTGATAACGGAACATTAACACATGTTGGCAAAATATATGGAATTAACCAATTAAGAGTTATTGACGAAGAAATTAATAGACTACCAAATTCAAGTGAATCTTATACTTTCCATGGGAGAGATATATTTGCTTTTACAGGTGCAAGATTAGCTTCTGGAATAATCGACTTCGAAAATATTGGTCCAGAAGTAGATTCAACTTCTTACATAAAATTACCAATTAAAGAATGTCATAGTGAAAACAATGCGATAACAGGAACAATTGATATACTTGATGTTCGTTATGGTAGTATTTGGACGAATATTGGTCGATCAGATTTTCTCAAACAAGGCGTTTCTCATGGGGATTTTGTAGAAGTTCTAATTACACACCAAGGAAGAAAAGTATACAAAGAAGACGTAAAATATGGAAAATCATTTGCTGATGTAGCAATTGGAGAACCAATCTTATATGCAAACAGTCTAGATCAAATGGCAGTTGCTGTAAATCAAGGCTCGTTTACTGATGAATACGGAATTGATACAGGTATAGAATGGGAAATAACACTTAAAAGTAAGTAG
- a CDS encoding WxL domain-containing protein, which produces MKVSKIVAIGVVSISTLVGAANTSFAAVTSQANSKTTINFTEGSGSVTPVDPTDPSTPLEPIGPTDPTDPPTGETGPLTLDFVSSVQFGSKEVSTSDQVYSSTSKKPFIQVSDRRGTGAGWKVTAKASMFTNGTSESLPGAVLTFKNGSVVTPGSGTGPTPAQTITLNTDGLTESSVVTAEPGTGLGTWLTRWLGPNPDVNDGAVNNNVTLQIPGGSATIGNHEAIVTWTLVDAPGV; this is translated from the coding sequence ATGAAAGTTTCAAAAATTGTAGCAATCGGCGTAGTTAGTATTTCAACACTTGTAGGAGCTGCAAATACATCATTTGCAGCTGTTACGTCTCAAGCAAATTCAAAAACAACTATTAATTTTACAGAAGGTTCTGGTTCAGTAACACCAGTAGATCCAACTGACCCATCAACTCCATTAGAGCCAATTGGTCCTACTGATCCAACTGATCCTCCTACAGGTGAGACAGGTCCGTTAACTTTGGACTTTGTTTCTTCAGTTCAATTCGGTTCGAAAGAAGTTTCAACTAGTGATCAGGTTTATTCTTCTACATCTAAAAAGCCATTTATCCAAGTTTCAGATCGCCGAGGTACTGGTGCAGGGTGGAAAGTGACAGCAAAAGCAAGTATGTTTACAAACGGTACAAGTGAATCACTTCCCGGCGCGGTTCTTACTTTTAAAAATGGATCAGTTGTAACACCAGGTAGTGGAACTGGCCCAACGCCTGCTCAAACAATTACATTAAATACAGATGGATTAACTGAATCTTCGGTTGTTACTGCAGAACCTGGTACGGGACTAGGTACTTGGTTAACAAGATGGTTAGGCCCAAATCCTGATGTTAATGATGGTGCAGTAAATAATAATGTTACATTACAAATTCCTGGTGGTTCAGCAACAATAGGTAATCATGAAGCAATTGTTACTTGGACACTAGTAGATGCTCCAGGAGTATAA
- a CDS encoding RDD family protein — MESYSKLASRSSRLLAILVDGFISFLFIFAISIITGMTKFSTFFNPTRVEKIDIGTSLLSIICVIIFYILIPTFVWKGQTVGKRWLNIAIVKNDDQEVNLKTMIIREIFFLLGYIKIPYFSLVVGLVAFIDPFFIFSSERRTLHDLIAKTKVIDV, encoded by the coding sequence TTGGAATCGTATTCTAAATTAGCAAGTAGATCAAGTAGGTTATTAGCAATATTGGTTGATGGATTTATTAGTTTTCTTTTTATTTTTGCCATATCGATTATAACTGGAATGACAAAGTTTTCAACATTTTTTAATCCTACTAGAGTAGAAAAAATTGATATTGGTACTTCTCTACTATCCATTATCTGTGTCATTATATTTTATATTTTGATCCCTACGTTTGTTTGGAAAGGGCAAACAGTAGGAAAGCGTTGGTTAAATATTGCAATCGTTAAGAACGATGATCAAGAAGTAAATTTAAAGACGATGATAATAAGAGAAATTTTTTTCCTCTTAGGATACATAAAAATACCATATTTTTCTTTAGTTGTAGGTTTGGTTGCATTTATTGATCCGTTTTTCATTTTTTCGTCTGAACGAAGAACACTACATGATTTAATTGCAAAAACAAAAGTAATCGATGTTTAA
- a CDS encoding sterol desaturase family protein, whose product MKGLYRNFFLHFDIIVMGVLFLVGIIYSIGFHLSWLTVLIFIIGLIFFMFSEYVTHRFIFHIKAPKNKLLLKFMKRIHYDHHTYPDDLKLLFLPIWYSIPNLGSLCIIYFLISKDSIQTIAFGSGLVFMLLVYEWKHYVAHRPIKPITKVGQQIKKLHILHHFKNENFWYGVSTPIFDGIFGTLKDEKEVVTSNTAKALEERM is encoded by the coding sequence ATGAAGGGACTATATCGAAACTTTTTTCTTCATTTCGATATTATTGTGATGGGGGTACTTTTTTTAGTTGGAATTATTTATAGTATAGGATTTCATTTATCATGGCTTACTGTCTTAATTTTCATTATAGGATTAATCTTTTTTATGTTTAGTGAGTACGTAACTCATCGTTTCATTTTTCATATAAAGGCACCGAAAAATAAACTATTACTTAAATTCATGAAAAGAATTCATTATGATCATCACACGTATCCAGATGATTTGAAATTGTTATTTTTACCGATATGGTATAGCATTCCGAATTTAGGATCACTTTGTATAATCTATTTTTTGATATCGAAAGATTCAATTCAAACAATCGCATTTGGTTCAGGTTTAGTTTTTATGTTACTAGTGTACGAATGGAAGCATTATGTAGCTCACAGGCCAATTAAACCAATAACGAAAGTAGGACAACAAATTAAAAAGCTACATATCCTGCATCATTTTAAAAATGAAAACTTTTGGTATGGTGTATCGACACCTATTTTTGATGGGATTTTTGGTACATTGAAGGATGAGAAGGAAGTAGTAACAAGTAATACTGCGAAAGCCTTAGAAGAAAGAATGTAA
- a CDS encoding MFS transporter, whose translation MTKLNYKKIMLLGFGFFAISLTWSVYNAFMPKLLSDYLKSSALIGFIMTFDNYFALFLQPAVGMYSDRLDTRFGRRMPFLIVGMPLAALFTFLIPVHKTLIMLIFFIVFMNLSMSIFRSPVIALMPDLTRVELRSKANSVINFMGGIGALIAFFVGSILWDLNKGFPFYLAGFLMLFSFLILFSFIREKRDVLNYEQAEEKVKLREGFRSAIQNKSALFLLLAILSWFTGFNGIETFFTRYGEVYLGVKVSAAAFSFAFISLAFLIFAIPAGFIGTKIGKKRSILIGIFGIIIGFIVLFFLKDLVFIRIVFLIMGCLWALVNINSYPFLAEMAPIGFIGTYTGLYYLFSSIANIISPPLLGAIMDLIGFKFMFLYGGFFIAISFFMMLKVKDNHITVEKNSNASL comes from the coding sequence ATGACTAAACTAAATTACAAAAAGATTATGCTATTAGGATTTGGATTTTTTGCAATCAGTCTTACTTGGTCCGTCTATAATGCTTTTATGCCAAAGCTTTTAAGCGATTATTTAAAGTCATCTGCTTTAATCGGATTTATTATGACATTTGATAATTATTTTGCATTATTTTTACAACCTGCCGTTGGAATGTATAGTGATCGTTTAGATACACGATTTGGTAGAAGAATGCCATTTTTAATAGTCGGTATGCCACTTGCTGCATTATTTACCTTTTTAATTCCAGTGCATAAAACACTTATTATGTTGATCTTTTTTATTGTGTTCATGAATTTAAGTATGAGTATTTTCCGTTCTCCAGTTATAGCACTTATGCCTGATTTAACAAGAGTTGAACTAAGAAGCAAGGCCAATAGTGTCATTAATTTTATGGGGGGAATTGGTGCTTTAATTGCATTCTTTGTTGGTTCAATTTTGTGGGATCTAAATAAAGGATTTCCTTTTTACTTGGCTGGATTTTTAATGTTATTTAGTTTTTTAATTCTTTTTTCCTTTATTAGAGAAAAAAGAGATGTTCTAAATTATGAGCAGGCTGAAGAAAAGGTAAAATTAAGAGAAGGTTTTCGTTCAGCCATTCAGAATAAAAGTGCATTATTTCTATTATTAGCAATTCTTAGTTGGTTCACGGGATTTAATGGAATTGAAACCTTTTTTACACGTTATGGGGAGGTTTATTTAGGGGTAAAAGTTAGTGCAGCAGCGTTTTCATTTGCTTTCATATCTTTAGCATTTTTAATCTTTGCCATTCCTGCCGGGTTTATTGGAACAAAAATTGGTAAGAAACGAAGCATATTAATTGGTATATTTGGAATTATCATAGGATTTATTGTTTTATTTTTCTTAAAGGATTTAGTATTCATTCGAATAGTTTTTTTGATTATGGGATGTTTATGGGCATTAGTAAATATAAATTCATATCCTTTCTTAGCCGAGATGGCACCGATTGGATTTATTGGAACATATACTGGTTTATATTATTTATTTTCATCGATTGCCAATATTATATCACCACCATTATTAGGTGCTATTATGGATTTAATTGGATTCAAGTTCATGTTCTTGTATGGAGGTTTCTTTATTGCAATTTCATTCTTCATGATGCTTAAAGTAAAAGATAATCATATAACAGTCGAAAAAAATTCAAATGCATCTTTATAA
- the deoC gene encoding deoxyribose-phosphate aldolase, protein MTTNINKLIDHTVLKPETTKSQIEKLCQEAKEHNFASVCVNPTWVSHCASLLKGSEVLVCTVIGFPLGANTKETKAFETKNAIENGAGEVDMVINIGALKDKDYDTVEQDIAAVVNAAKGKALVKVIIETSLLTNEEKEIASKLSVKAGADFVKTSTGFSTGGATVEDVALMRKTVGPDIGVKASGGVRDLASVNEMVKAGATRIGTSNGITIVQGNVATEGY, encoded by the coding sequence ATGACAACTAATATCAATAAATTGATTGATCATACAGTTTTAAAACCTGAAACAACTAAATCTCAAATTGAAAAATTATGTCAAGAAGCAAAAGAACATAATTTTGCTTCGGTTTGTGTGAATCCAACTTGGGTAAGTCATTGTGCAAGCTTATTAAAGGGCTCTGAGGTTTTAGTTTGTACTGTAATTGGATTTCCTTTAGGTGCGAATACAAAAGAAACGAAAGCATTTGAAACAAAGAATGCCATTGAAAATGGTGCAGGTGAAGTAGATATGGTAATCAATATCGGAGCTTTAAAGGATAAGGATTACGATACTGTTGAACAAGATATAGCAGCGGTTGTTAATGCAGCAAAAGGTAAAGCATTAGTAAAAGTAATTATTGAAACAAGTCTATTAACGAATGAAGAAAAAGAAATCGCTTCTAAGCTTTCTGTAAAAGCTGGAGCAGATTTCGTTAAAACATCTACAGGATTTTCAACTGGTGGTGCAACTGTTGAGGATGTAGCATTAATGAGAAAAACAGTTGGACCTGATATCGGAGTTAAAGCTTCTGGAGGAGTTCGTGATCTAGCAAGTGTAAATGAAATGGTTAAAGCCGGAGCAACTCGAATTGGTACAAGTAATGGAATAACGATTGTCCAAGGAAACGTAGCAACAGAAGGCTATTGA
- the rpsU gene encoding 30S ribosomal protein S21, with protein sequence MSKTVVRKNESLEDALRRFKRSVSKTGTLQEARKREFYEKPSVKRKKKSEAARKRKF encoded by the coding sequence ATGTCTAAAACAGTCGTTCGTAAAAACGAATCTTTAGAAGATGCTCTTCGTCGTTTTAAACGTTCAGTTTCTAAAACTGGTACGCTACAAGAAGCAAGAAAACGCGAATTTTATGAAAAGCCAAGTGTAAAACGTAAGAAAAAATCAGAGGCAGCGAGAAAACGTAAATTCTAA
- a CDS encoding GatB/YqeY domain-containing protein, with the protein MSLLERLNSDMKQAMKEKNKDKLAVIRMVKASLQNEVISLGNNVTLSADQELTILTREVKQRKDSLLEFEKAGRQDLVDKLKQELLILKEYLPQQLSEEELLEIVRVTISEVGATSKADMGKVMSAVMPKVKGQADGSSVNKAVASLLK; encoded by the coding sequence ATGAGTCTTCTCGAACGTTTGAATTCAGATATGAAACAAGCGATGAAGGAAAAAAACAAAGACAAGTTAGCAGTTATTCGAATGGTGAAAGCGTCATTACAAAATGAAGTAATTAGCTTAGGGAATAATGTGACATTGTCAGCTGATCAAGAGTTAACAATTTTAACTCGTGAAGTGAAACAACGTAAAGACTCCCTCCTGGAATTCGAAAAAGCTGGTCGTCAAGACCTTGTGGATAAATTAAAGCAAGAGTTACTGATTCTAAAAGAATACTTGCCTCAACAATTATCTGAAGAGGAACTTCTTGAAATTGTACGTGTTACAATTTCAGAAGTCGGTGCTACATCAAAAGCTGACATGGGGAAAGTTATGAGTGCAGTTATGCCTAAAGTAAAAGGACAAGCTGATGGCTCTTCTGTGAATAAAGCTGTAGCAAGTCTGTTAAAATAA
- the yqfC gene encoding sporulation protein YqfC, with protein MSSKMDLPPDVLLELPRITMLGQLHIYIENHRGLLVYSDNELRLLMKQGQLLIKGKDFVLKTMLPEEILLEGEIEHVYFINE; from the coding sequence ATGTCAAGTAAGATGGACTTACCACCAGATGTATTATTGGAATTGCCACGTATTACGATGTTAGGTCAACTACATATTTATATTGAAAACCATAGAGGGTTACTTGTGTATTCAGACAATGAATTACGTTTGTTAATGAAGCAGGGGCAGTTGTTGATTAAAGGGAAAGATTTTGTTTTGAAGACGATGTTGCCTGAGGAGATTTTGTTGGAAGGCGAAATTGAGCATGTATATTTTATTAATGAATAG
- the yqfD gene encoding sporulation protein YqfD, with product MKNQWTSNLTGMVQVKVIGLGPERFLNDCMRKGIPLRDVKKSGTNSITFTIELKDYKRIKNIPRKKEYKVYFIGRKGLPFEVRRAWKYFGFVVGVLGFLVVLFLLSNMVWRIDIKGASPEVEYKLRKDLTAMGVKTGASQFTLPRMQTIQKKLQDDNPTLTWIGVQLNGTTFHFEVVEKHIPKPEKALSPRHIIAREEAVISSMFVEKGKPLVVKNDFVKKGQILVSGIIGTEEHPILVPAVGKIMGEVWREEIISVPLDTPFTVLTGERKTSYYIGTKENQIKFWGFDKNKYKSFEDESSSYQFKFLKWKLPIFFSKKTTLESEKYVRTYSKVQAAQLGKQIGKKELMKKLSPDAKILQEKVLHESIDNGKVNLRMYYKVLEDITKTKTIVQGD from the coding sequence ATGAAAAACCAATGGACTTCAAATCTTACGGGGATGGTTCAAGTAAAAGTGATAGGGCTTGGACCAGAACGTTTTTTAAATGATTGTATGCGAAAAGGGATTCCACTTCGTGATGTGAAGAAAAGTGGTACCAATTCGATTACGTTTACAATTGAGTTGAAAGATTATAAACGGATCAAGAATATTCCTCGTAAAAAAGAGTATAAGGTTTATTTTATTGGCAGGAAGGGTCTGCCTTTTGAAGTTAGACGAGCATGGAAGTATTTTGGATTTGTAGTAGGAGTTCTTGGCTTTTTAGTTGTATTATTTTTACTTTCAAATATGGTTTGGCGAATTGATATAAAGGGTGCTTCGCCTGAAGTGGAATATAAACTTCGGAAAGATTTAACTGCGATGGGTGTTAAGACTGGCGCATCTCAATTTACTTTACCTAGAATGCAAACAATTCAAAAAAAGCTACAAGATGATAATCCAACATTAACCTGGATTGGTGTACAATTAAATGGGACTACCTTTCATTTTGAAGTAGTTGAAAAGCATATACCTAAGCCGGAGAAGGCGTTAAGTCCACGTCATATTATTGCACGTGAAGAAGCTGTTATTTCAAGTATGTTTGTTGAAAAGGGGAAACCACTTGTTGTAAAGAATGACTTTGTGAAAAAAGGTCAAATATTAGTATCTGGAATAATCGGAACGGAAGAACATCCTATTTTAGTCCCAGCAGTTGGCAAAATCATGGGGGAAGTTTGGAGAGAGGAAATAATTAGTGTTCCTTTAGATACTCCGTTTACGGTGCTTACAGGAGAGAGGAAAACTAGTTATTATATTGGAACTAAGGAAAATCAAATAAAATTTTGGGGTTTTGATAAGAATAAATATAAGTCTTTTGAAGATGAAAGTAGTTCGTATCAATTTAAATTTTTAAAATGGAAATTGCCAATCTTTTTTAGTAAAAAAACAACTCTTGAAAGTGAAAAATATGTAAGAACATACTCTAAAGTACAGGCTGCTCAACTTGGAAAACAAATCGGTAAGAAGGAATTAATGAAAAAGTTAAGTCCAGATGCCAAAATTTTACAAGAAAAAGTTTTGCACGAGTCAATAGACAATGGTAAAGTTAATTTAAGAATGTATTATAAAGTTTTAGAAGATATCACAAAAACGAAAACTATTGTTCAAGGGGACTGA
- a CDS encoding PhoH family protein, translating into MPEQLLTINQQLEDPNEAIALFGTNDKHLEIIENLLDVKIVSRGQSVQVSGTNEDVKTVEQIIQALLEVIRNGVSITSRDVTYSIQMAKEGRLSSFARLYDEEIIKNSKGKPIRVKTFGQRHYLRAIQSNDLVFGIGPAGTGKTYLAVVMAVQALKNNKVSKIILTRPAVEAGESLGFLPGDLKEKVDPYLRPLYDALHDVLGQEHTLRLIERGTIEIAPLAYMRGRTLEDAFVILDEAQNTTMAQMKMFLTRLGFGSKMVITGDPSQIDLPKGVKSGLISAQNTLKGVEGIGMTILEQTDVVRHPLVQKIIQAYDLAKE; encoded by the coding sequence ATGCCAGAACAACTACTAACGATTAATCAACAACTAGAGGATCCAAACGAAGCAATTGCCTTATTTGGTACAAACGATAAGCATCTAGAAATAATTGAAAATTTGCTTGATGTTAAGATTGTGTCACGTGGTCAATCTGTACAAGTTTCAGGTACGAATGAAGATGTGAAAACTGTTGAGCAAATCATTCAAGCTCTTTTAGAGGTTATTCGAAATGGAGTGAGTATTACATCGAGAGATGTTACGTACTCAATTCAGATGGCTAAAGAAGGAAGGTTGTCATCATTTGCTAGGTTGTATGACGAAGAAATTATTAAAAATTCAAAAGGAAAACCAATTCGTGTTAAGACTTTTGGGCAAAGACATTATCTTCGTGCAATACAATCAAATGATTTAGTATTTGGAATTGGGCCTGCTGGTACAGGTAAAACATATCTTGCAGTTGTCATGGCTGTTCAAGCATTAAAAAATAATAAAGTAAGTAAAATTATTTTAACTAGACCTGCTGTGGAAGCTGGAGAAAGTTTAGGATTTTTACCAGGAGATTTAAAGGAAAAGGTTGATCCATATTTAAGACCATTGTACGATGCTCTACACGATGTTTTAGGACAAGAGCATACTCTGCGTTTAATTGAAAGAGGAACGATTGAAATTGCACCTTTAGCATATATGAGGGGACGTACTTTAGAAGATGCCTTTGTCATTTTAGATGAAGCTCAAAATACAACAATGGCTCAAATGAAGATGTTTTTGACCCGTTTAGGATTTGGCTCTAAAATGGTTATTACAGGTGACCCTTCACAAATTGATTTACCTAAAGGAGTAAAGTCAGGTTTAATATCGGCTCAAAATACACTTAAAGGTGTTGAGGGCATTGGTATGACAATCTTAGAACAAACTGACGTAGTTCGTCACCCACTAGTACAAAAAATTATTCAAGCTTATGATTTAGCAAAAGAATGA